One Mycteria americana isolate JAX WOST 10 ecotype Jacksonville Zoo and Gardens chromosome 21, USCA_MyAme_1.0, whole genome shotgun sequence genomic region harbors:
- the HEYL gene encoding hairy/enhancer-of-split related with YRPW motif-like protein isoform X2: MKRLCEESSSDTESDGTIDVGREEEYSHVSRSVSPTTTSQIQARKKRRGIIEKRRRDRINSSLSELRRLVPTAFEKQGSSKLEKAEILQMTVDHLKMLHATGGTGFLDARALAVDYRSIGFRECLTEVVSAAGPVQIPRREAAPAPVVLTASSLAYPSPAVRPAPLRRVPSDMLPSRRSFLASRMASSSRRARGTGSSAAIAAVPRMPSPAGVLREGSSKSSQIATFLFSPASAGVPVPPAYTVPPALGAAAQGPGIRVGTSRICRSWATEIGAF, translated from the exons ATGAAGCGGCTGTGCGAGGAGAGCTCGTCCGACACGGAGTCGGACGGCACCATCGACGTGGGCCGGGAGGAGGAGTACAG ccaTGTTTCCAGGTCTGTGTCTCCCACTACGACATCTCAGATACAAGCCAGGAAGAAGCGGAGAGGG ATCATTGAGAAGCGGCGCCGCGACCGTATCAACAGCAGCCTCTCCGAACTGCGGCGCCTGGTGCCCACCGCCTTCGAGAAGCAG GGGTCTTCCAAGTTGGAGAAGGCAGAAATTCTACAAATGACAGTAGATCACTTAAAAATGCTTCACGCCACTGGAGGAACAG GCTTCTTAGATGCCCGAGCTCTGGCCGTGGATTACAGGAGTATCGGCTTCCGCGAATGTCTCACTGAAGTTGTCAG CGCTGCTGGCCCCGTGCAAATCCCCAGGAGGGAGGCTGCTCCTGCTCCGGTTGTTTTGACTGCATCTTCCCTGGCTTACCCAAGCCCTGCTGTGAGGCCAGCCCCGCTTCGCCGTGTCCCCAGCGACATGCTGCCGTCCCGCCGAAGCTTCCTGGCCAGCAGGATGGCCTCTTCTAGCCGGAGGGCCCGAGGCACGGGCTCGTCTGCAGCCATAGCAGCTGTGCCCAGGATGCCATCGCCAGCGGGCGTGTTGAGAGAGGGTTCGTCCAAGAGCAGCCAAATCGCGACGTTCCTCTTCTCGCCAGCCTCCGCCGGCGTCCCTGTTCCACCGGCTTACACGGTGCCTCCTGCCTTGGGCGCTGCTGCGCAGGGACCCGGGATCAGGGTTGGGACATCCAGGATCTGCCGCTCCTGGGCAACTGAAATCGGGGCTTTCtga
- the HEYL gene encoding hairy/enhancer-of-split related with YRPW motif-like protein isoform X1, translated as MKRLCEESSSDTESDGTIDVGREEEYSHVSRSVSPTTTSQIQARKKRRGIIEKRRRDRINSSLSELRRLVPTAFEKQGSSKLEKAEILQMTVDHLKMLHATGGTGFLDARALAVDYRSIGFRECLTEVVRYLGILEGQNAADPIRLRLLSHLNNYVAEMEPSPVATSILPIQTWPWSFLHSAAGPVQIPRREAAPAPVVLTASSLAYPSPAVRPAPLRRVPSDMLPSRRSFLASRMASSSRRARGTGSSAAIAAVPRMPSPAGVLREGSSKSSQIATFLFSPASAGVPVPPAYTVPPALGAAAQGPGIRVGTSRICRSWATEIGAF; from the exons ATGAAGCGGCTGTGCGAGGAGAGCTCGTCCGACACGGAGTCGGACGGCACCATCGACGTGGGCCGGGAGGAGGAGTACAG ccaTGTTTCCAGGTCTGTGTCTCCCACTACGACATCTCAGATACAAGCCAGGAAGAAGCGGAGAGGG ATCATTGAGAAGCGGCGCCGCGACCGTATCAACAGCAGCCTCTCCGAACTGCGGCGCCTGGTGCCCACCGCCTTCGAGAAGCAG GGGTCTTCCAAGTTGGAGAAGGCAGAAATTCTACAAATGACAGTAGATCACTTAAAAATGCTTCACGCCACTGGAGGAACAG GCTTCTTAGATGCCCGAGCTCTGGCCGTGGATTACAGGAGTATCGGCTTCCGCGAATGTCTCACTGAAGTTGTCAGGTACCTGGGCATCCTCGAGGGCCAAAATGCTGCCGACCCCATCCGGCTGCGACTCCTCTCCCACCTGAATAATTACGTGGCAGAAATGGAGCCTTCGCCTGTGGCTACTTCCATCCTGCCCATCCAGACCTGGCCGTGGTCCTTCCTCCACAGCGCTGCTGGCCCCGTGCAAATCCCCAGGAGGGAGGCTGCTCCTGCTCCGGTTGTTTTGACTGCATCTTCCCTGGCTTACCCAAGCCCTGCTGTGAGGCCAGCCCCGCTTCGCCGTGTCCCCAGCGACATGCTGCCGTCCCGCCGAAGCTTCCTGGCCAGCAGGATGGCCTCTTCTAGCCGGAGGGCCCGAGGCACGGGCTCGTCTGCAGCCATAGCAGCTGTGCCCAGGATGCCATCGCCAGCGGGCGTGTTGAGAGAGGGTTCGTCCAAGAGCAGCCAAATCGCGACGTTCCTCTTCTCGCCAGCCTCCGCCGGCGTCCCTGTTCCACCGGCTTACACGGTGCCTCCTGCCTTGGGCGCTGCTGCGCAGGGACCCGGGATCAGGGTTGGGACATCCAGGATCTGCCGCTCCTGGGCAACTGAAATCGGGGCTTTCtga
- the NT5C1A gene encoding cytosolic 5'-nucleotidase 1A, producing the protein MEPPGTAGAPGAAGRPWEEAKAFYDNLAPKKKPKSPKPENAITIAVSSRALFRMEEEQKIYNEQGVEAYVKYQLDHENEPFLPGAAFPFVKALEAVNTQLRELYPDSEELFDIVLMTNNHAQVGVRLINSINHYDLFIERFCMTGGNSPICYLKAYHTNLYLSSDAEKVSGAIEEGIAAATIFSPSKDLEVSENQLRVAFDGDAVLFSDESEQIVKAHGLDKFFEHEKAHENKPLAQGPLKGFLEALGKLQKKFYSKGLRMECPIRTYLVTARSAASSGARALKTLRSWGLETDEALFLAGAPKGPLLKKIRPHIFFDDQMFHVEGAKEMGTVAAHVPYGIAQKHKRPAQEKQTPNSK; encoded by the exons ATGGAGCCTCCGGGCACGGCCGGGGcaccgggcgcggcggggcggccctgGGAGGAGGCCAAGGCTTTCTACGACAACCTCGCCCCCAAGAAGAAGCCCAAATCG ccaaaGCCCGAGAACGCCATCACCATCGCGGTGTCATCGCGAGCGCTTTTCCGcatggaggaggagcagaagatTTACAACGAGCAAGGGGTGGAGGCCTACGTGAAATACCAGCTGGACCATGAGAACGAACCCTtcctccctggggctgccttCCCCTTCGTCAAG GCGCTGGAAGCGGTGAACACGCAGCTGCGCGAGCTCTACCCCGACAGCGAGGAGCTCTTCGACATCGTCCTCATGACCAACAACCATGCCCAGGTTGGGGTTCGCTTGATCAACAGCATCAACCACTATG ATCTGTTCATCGAGAGGTTCTGCATGACGGGAGGGAACAGCCCCATCTGTTACCTCAAAGCCTATCACACCAACCTCTACCTCTCCTCCGACGCCGAGAAAGTGAGTGGGGCCATTGAAGAGG GGATCGCTGCAGCCACCATCTTCAGCCCCAGCAAAGACCTGGAGGTGTCGGAGAACCAGCTACGGGTGGCGTTCGATGGTGATGCCGTGCTCTTCTCTGATGAGTCGGAGCAGATCGTGAAGGCTCACGGCTTGGACAAGTTCTTTGAGCATGAAAAGGCTCACGAGAACAAGCCTCTGGCACAG GGACCCCTGAAGGGCTTCCTGGAGGCCCTGGGGAAGCTGCAGAAGAAGTTCTATTCCAAGGGGCTGAGGATGGAGTGTCCCATCCGCACCTACCTGGTCACTGCCAGGAGCGCGGCCAGCTCGGGAGCCCGGGCCCTAAAGACTCTGCGCAGCTGGGGCCTGGAGACAGATGAAGCTTTGTTCCTGGCCGGGGCTCCCAAGGGGCCGCTGCTGAAGAAGATCCGTCCTCACATCTTCTTCGATGACCAGATGTTCCACGTGGAGGGAGCCAAGGAGATGGGCACTGTCGCTGCTCACGTCCCCTATGGCATCGCCCAGAAGCACAAGCGGCCGGCACAGGAGAAGCAAACCCCGAACAGCAAGTAG